CACCCGCCGAGGTAGCTGATAGATTCTTGCAATCTTCCACACAATTGTGTGCTACTGCCTCTGCGTGTCGTTACACTCAGGGCTTTTTTATTTGCCTGTGAAAGGAGGTGAACGGAATGCCAACACAAGCTAAGGTTGCAACCGTTGCCGAATTAACCGAACGCCTAAACCGCGCTCAAATGCTTTTAGTTGCCGACTATCGCGGCTTGACAGTTGCCGAATTGAACGAACTTCGCAAGAAAGTTCGTGAAAAAGGCGGCGAGGTGATTATTGCAAAAAACACCTTGACCCGCTTGGCAGCACGCGAAGCAGGTAAAACTGAAATTGAAGAATTCTTGGGTGGCCCAACCGCACTGGCATTTTCATACGATGATATTCCAGGCGTGGCGAAGGCAATTGATGATTTCTTCAAAGCATCGAAGAAAGATATTAAGGTCAAAGGCGGGATCGTCGGTACCTCAAAAATCACTGGCGCAGATGTCGAACGGGTGGCCAAAATGCCAACCCGCGACGAAAGCTTGGCCAAGATCTTGGGCGGTATCAATGCTCCAGCAAGCCGAATTGTCGGTGGCTTGAAGGGTGTTATGCGCAATATTGCCTACATCCTCGGTGCACACGCACAAAAAGGTGCTGAAGGCTAATCGCATTCGTTCGGCGAATCGCCTAGCCTTTTCGCCAAATCAACTTTGAAATCCCTATTTTATTGCTTTGGAGGCAATTACACTCATGGCTTCAGAAAAAGTAACTGCATTGTTGGAAGAACTCAAAGGCTTGACCTTGGTTGAAGCTGCTGAATTGGCTAAGGAAATGGAAGAAGTATTCGGCGTTTCAGCCGCTGCTCCAGTGATGGTTGCTGGCGTTGCTGCTGCTGGCGATGCTCCAGCCGCTGCTGCTGAAGAACAAACCGAATTCACCGTTATCTTGAAGGGCGCTCCAGCCGACAAGAAAATCGCGATCATCAAAGCCGTTCGCGAAGTTGTCGCTGGCTTGGGCTTGAAAGAAGCCAAAGATTTGGTCGAAGGCGCTCCAAAACCAGTCAAAGAAGGTGTCAGCAAAGAAGAAGCCGAAGCTGCCAAGGCTGCTTTGGCCGCTGCTGGTGCAGAAATCGAAATCAAGTAAGTTTTTACTTGGCTTTCAGCCGACGTTTGGGGTTTAGCCCTCAAACGTCGGTTTTTTTGTTAATTTCAGGCTTGTTGCCCGCTATTCTGCCAAAATTGGATTAAACTGAGGAGAAGGCTTTTTTTCAGTTGTGAGTTGCCATGCTTGTTGTTGTTCAACTTATCAAAACGCGTTGGACAGTGCCCCACGGCCAACGTCCGCCGCAGTTGTGTCAAGGCACACCTGAACGTTTAAGTGTTATGCCGCTCCCACCCCATGGTTTTGTCCAAGGCGCTGTGTTGCATCACGCCGAATTCGATGAAACCAACGCCTATACCCGCCCAACTCGGGCCAATTTGCGCACCTACAGCGATTTGCGTCATCTGTATCATAATGGTTTAGGTTTGCGCCTCAATACGACTCCACAGCTTGAGGTGCTGTTGCGCTTGCCTGAACAAACGCTTTCAACCAGTTTGATGCAGTTGGCGATTGGCGAATGGGGTCAGCTGAGTTATAAAACCCGTTTTGGCTTGGAACGCGAGGCCACCTATACCAAATATGTCTTCAATATCACCTACCGCGCCTATCTTGACCCATTTGTATTTATGCGCGGCAGCCCGCAGCATACTATTCATTTGCCATTGGAGCAGACCCCATGAGCCTTGAGTATCTGTTGATTGGGGCATTAACTCGCGATCGTACATCAACTGGCTGGCAGCAGGGTGGCACTGGCACATTTGCGGCGCGAGCTTTAGCCGCTTGTGGCATTGCAACCACGATCATTACGCCAGCCCACGCCAAGATCATTTTTGATTTGCCGAGCAACAGCACGCTGGTGCGCTTGCCTAGTCGAGCCACTGCCACCTTTGAAAATCGCTATCATGGTGATGCTCGCACTCAGTGGCTGCATGCCGCGCCAACCCCGTTGGATTGGG
This genomic interval from Herpetosiphon gulosus contains the following:
- the rplJ gene encoding 50S ribosomal protein L10, producing the protein MPTQAKVATVAELTERLNRAQMLLVADYRGLTVAELNELRKKVREKGGEVIIAKNTLTRLAAREAGKTEIEEFLGGPTALAFSYDDIPGVAKAIDDFFKASKKDIKVKGGIVGTSKITGADVERVAKMPTRDESLAKILGGINAPASRIVGGLKGVMRNIAYILGAHAQKGAEG
- the rplL gene encoding 50S ribosomal protein L7/L12, encoding MASEKVTALLEELKGLTLVEAAELAKEMEEVFGVSAAAPVMVAGVAAAGDAPAAAAEEQTEFTVILKGAPADKKIAIIKAVREVVAGLGLKEAKDLVEGAPKPVKEGVSKEEAEAAKAALAAAGAEIEIK